From the genome of Glycine max cultivar Williams 82 chromosome 2, Glycine_max_v4.0, whole genome shotgun sequence, one region includes:
- the LOC100305863 gene encoding nudix hydrolase 17-like gives MVALVSQENVVALVSRTGRELQRYRKGRRQVVGCIPYRYKIGDQTSLDAQEELEVLVITSQKGKGMLFPKGGWELDESKKEAALRETIEEAGVRGTVEGKLGKWSFKSKTHDTFYEGYMFPLLVQEQLELWPEQNVRQRIWMSISEAREVCQHWWMKEALERLVNRKLGRVRQIEIVGSIHCIGDGNSDL, from the exons ATGGTGGCTTTGGTTTCTCAAGAAAACGTTGTTGCATTGGTTTCTCGTACGGGTAGGGAGTTGCAACGCTATAGAAAGGGTCGTCGCCAAGTCGTGGG ATGCATACCATACAGATATAAAATTGGTGATCAAACTTCCTTGGACGCACAAGAAGAATTAGAAGTTTTGGTTATCACTTCTCAGAAAGGCAAAGGGATGCTATTTCCTAAG GGAGGGTGGGAATTGGACGAATCCAAAAAGGAGGCAGCTTTGCGAGAAACCATAGAGGAAGCAGGGGTGCGAGGCACTGTTGAG GGTAAATTGGGCAAGTGGAGTTTCAAGAGCAAGACACATGATACATTTTATGAAGGCTACATGTTCCCTCTACTTGTTCAAGAGCAATTGGAGTTGTGGCCCGAACAGAATGTTCGTCAAAGAATATGG ATGAGCATTTCTGAAGCAAGGGAAGTTTGTCAACACTGGTGGATGAAGGAAGCTCTAGAGAGACTAGTAAACCGGAAACTTGGTCGTGTGAGACAAATAGAAATAGTAGGTTCTATACATTGCATAGGAGATGGCAATTCTGACTTGTAA
- the LOC100800560 gene encoding plasmodesmata-located protein 7 has protein sequence MAKRSNISHTLLSSMYVFLCVVGFSECSSISTFLYSGCTQQRYTPNSPYEWNINSLLTSLVNSATYSAYNNFTVVGSTQQDAVYGLYQCRGDLAMPDCAACVARAVTRAGDICRGTCGGAVQLDGCFVKYDNATFLGAADKTVVLKKCGPSVGYNPDAMGSRDAVLAGLAAAGGNFRVGGSGGVHGVAQCTGDLSYGECQDCVAEAISRLKSDCGTADYGDMFLGKCYARYSVGGAHDESKAHDKSNHGGVKTFSIIIGSLAGVAILIIFFAFMSKICGRQGK, from the exons atggcgAAAAGGAGCAATATCTCACACACACTATTGAGTAGTATGTATGTTTTTTTGTGCGTGGTTGGGTTTTCGGAGTGTTCGAGCATAAGCACGTTCCTCTACAGCGGGTGCACGCAGCAACGGTACACTCCCAACTCGCCCTACGAGTGGAATATCAACTCGTTACTCACCTCGCTGGTGAACTCGGCGACGTACTCTGCTTATAACAACTTCACGGTCGTGGGGTCCACTCAGCAGGACGCGGTGTACGGGCTCTACCAGTGCCGCGGCGACCTCGCCATGCCGGACTGCGCCGCCTGCGTGGCCCGAGCCGTCACGCGCGCCGGCGACATCTGCCGCGGCACGTGCGGCGGCGCGGTGCAGCTCGACGGCTGCTTCGTGAAGTACGACAACGCCACGTTCCTCGGCGCGGCGGACAAGACGGTGGTGCTGAAGAAGTGCGGGCCGTCGGTCGGGTACAACCCCGACGCCATGGGGAGCCGCGACGCCGTGCTCGCCGGACTCGCCGCCGCCGGTGGGAACTTTCGCGTCGGTGGGTCCGGTGGGGTACACGGCGTGGCGCAGTGCACCGGCGACCTGAGCTACGGGGAGTGCCAGGACTGCGTGGCGGAGGCGATCTCGCGCCTGAAGAGCGATTGCGGCACAGCGGATTACGGTGACATGTTTCTCGGGAAGTGTTACGCGAGGTACTCCGTTGGTGGGGCCCACGATGAGTCCAAGGCCCACG ACAAATCGAATCATGGAGGTGTAAAGACATTTTCTATAATTATTGGATCATTAGCGGGAGTGGCCatacttattattttctttgctttcatgAGCAAGATTTGTGGGCGACAGG gtaaataa
- the LOC100170732 gene encoding peroxisomal small heat shock protein yields the protein MAGTIFGYPFRHFIWGHPPIFKEWSGSTALLDWLESPTAHILKINVPGFSKEDIKVQIEDGNILHIKGEVWREEPQAKEKDTVWHVAERGTGKGGFSREIELPENVKVDQIKAQVENGVLTIVVPKDATPKTPKVRNINITSRL from the exons ATGGCTGGCACTATCTTTGGATACCCTTTCAGACACTTCATCTGGGGTCACCCACCAATTTTCAAAGAATGGTCCGGCTCAACAGCCCTCTTAGATTGGCTCGAATCACCCACTGCCCACATCTTAAAAATTAACGTTCCAG GATTCAGCAAGGAAGACATAAAGGTGCAGATTGAGGATGGGAATATTCTTCACATCAAAGGGGAAGTTTGGAGAGAGGAGCCTCAAGCAAAGGAGAAGGATACTGTTTGGCATGTGGCTGAGAGAGGCACTGGGAAGGGAGGGTTCTCAAGGGAAATTGAATTGCCAGAGAATGTGAAGGTGGATCAGATTAAGGCACAGGTGGAGAATGGAGTCCTCACTATAGTTGTGCCTAAAGATGCAACACCCAAAACGCCTAAAGTGAGAAACATTAACATCACTAGCAGGCTTTAA